The following proteins come from a genomic window of Leptospira andrefontaineae:
- the ligA gene encoding NAD-dependent DNA ligase LigA, with product MPKKVPAKKTSSKKAEPTEVSKKVSIDLPKDPKQAEKEMRSLEEQLRYHQYLYYVKNTPKISDYDFDQMFKRLQAFEETFPKLADPASPTLSVGSDLDKDFEKFTHKLPVLSLENTYNEEELMEWIQKTGPDELYSVEWKIDGASLMLYYENGILANGVTRGTGGIGDDVTENIRTIRSIPLRLSETVSIYLRGEVYMTFSDFEEFNEASEGRYANPRNLSSGSLKQKNSSDVAKRPLRIFTYDAFFPGSKAKFKTHQEVMKKAEDLKFPLPPDTKLLKGSEIPAAIKDFKKKKEKVGFPTDGLVIKLNDLSKREALGYTSHSPRWARAYKFDALMKESKIVGIDYAVGRTGKITPRAEIEPISLAGTTVTFATLHNQDYIDELGVGIGAIVRISKRGEIIPAVEEVVTPGKEVFKIPLRCPCCGTKTEKKQDSVDYFCPNPECPDRVKNGIIFYCSRKQMDIEGLGEKQVEFLYDQKYIKDIADLYSLNKHKEKLMEEEGYGEKSVSIILNGIEESKKKDFRFVLSSLGLREIGPKVAELLTENGYDTIDSIIAAAKNPKKLENVLEIPGIGPSTVEAIQENFTDKRILSLIDRLKKAGLKMKADPIEKSDKQPFAGQSWCVSGSFENFQPRDKAMDLVVYYGGKKVGSISSKTTHLLAGPGAGSKLDKAQELGVQVVSEDEFLKILKQNAIKI from the coding sequence ATGCCTAAAAAAGTCCCGGCTAAAAAGACCTCCTCTAAAAAAGCGGAGCCAACCGAAGTATCTAAAAAAGTTTCCATAGATCTGCCAAAGGATCCAAAGCAGGCGGAAAAAGAAATGCGCTCTTTGGAAGAGCAGCTCCGCTATCATCAATACTTATATTACGTTAAGAACACTCCCAAAATATCTGATTATGATTTCGATCAGATGTTCAAAAGGCTCCAAGCTTTCGAAGAAACATTTCCAAAATTAGCAGATCCTGCCAGTCCCACCTTGAGCGTTGGTTCCGATCTGGACAAAGATTTCGAGAAATTCACTCATAAACTCCCTGTTCTCTCACTAGAAAACACCTATAACGAAGAAGAACTAATGGAATGGATCCAGAAAACTGGGCCGGATGAGCTATATTCTGTGGAATGGAAGATAGATGGCGCTTCTCTCATGTTATATTATGAAAATGGAATTCTTGCTAACGGAGTGACCAGAGGCACAGGAGGGATCGGAGATGATGTTACTGAAAACATCCGGACCATTCGATCCATTCCGCTTAGGTTATCTGAAACTGTTTCCATTTATTTAAGAGGAGAGGTTTATATGACATTCTCCGACTTTGAAGAATTTAACGAGGCTTCTGAAGGAAGGTATGCCAATCCTAGAAATTTATCCTCAGGTTCTTTGAAGCAGAAAAATTCTTCAGACGTTGCAAAACGACCTCTCAGAATATTTACTTATGATGCATTTTTTCCGGGTTCTAAGGCAAAATTTAAAACTCACCAAGAGGTAATGAAGAAGGCAGAAGACCTAAAATTTCCTCTTCCTCCTGATACTAAATTGCTGAAAGGTTCTGAGATCCCTGCTGCGATCAAAGACTTTAAAAAGAAGAAAGAGAAAGTCGGATTTCCTACGGACGGATTAGTTATCAAACTCAACGATCTTTCTAAAAGAGAAGCCTTAGGTTATACGTCTCATTCTCCTCGTTGGGCTCGTGCTTATAAGTTCGATGCTTTGATGAAAGAAAGTAAGATTGTAGGAATTGATTACGCAGTAGGACGAACAGGAAAGATCACTCCAAGAGCAGAAATCGAGCCTATCAGTTTAGCCGGAACTACGGTTACATTTGCAACATTACATAACCAAGATTATATTGATGAGCTAGGAGTAGGGATTGGAGCAATCGTAAGAATTTCCAAAAGAGGGGAGATCATTCCTGCAGTGGAGGAAGTTGTCACTCCGGGAAAGGAAGTTTTCAAAATCCCACTTCGTTGCCCTTGCTGCGGTACTAAGACCGAAAAGAAACAAGACTCCGTAGATTATTTTTGTCCGAACCCCGAATGCCCTGATCGAGTTAAGAATGGTATCATATTCTATTGTTCACGCAAACAAATGGATATAGAAGGTCTGGGAGAGAAACAGGTAGAATTTTTATATGATCAAAAGTATATCAAGGATATAGCAGATCTTTATTCTCTAAATAAACATAAAGAAAAGTTAATGGAAGAGGAAGGATACGGAGAAAAGAGCGTATCCATCATCCTAAACGGGATTGAAGAATCCAAGAAGAAGGATTTTAGATTTGTACTCTCTTCTTTGGGTTTGAGAGAGATCGGTCCTAAAGTTGCTGAACTTCTGACGGAGAATGGGTATGATACGATCGATTCTATTATCGCTGCAGCTAAAAATCCTAAGAAGCTGGAAAACGTCTTAGAAATTCCAGGCATTGGCCCTTCTACTGTAGAAGCGATTCAGGAGAATTTTACCGATAAACGAATTCTTTCTCTTATCGATCGTTTGAAAAAAGCCGGACTCAAGATGAAGGCTGACCCAATCGAGAAATCGGATAAACAGCCATTTGCAGGACAAAGCTGGTGTGTATCCGGTTCCTTTGAAAACTTCCAGCCTAGAGATAAGGCGATGGATCTGGTTGTTTATTACGGTGGTAAAAAAGTAGGATCTATCTCCTCTAAAACAACTCACCTTTTGGCAGGGCCAGGCGCCGGTTCTAAATTGGATAAGGCGCAAGAGTTAGGAGTACAAGTAGTCTCTGAGGATGAGTTTTTAAAAATTCTAAAACAAAACGCAATCAAGATCTAA
- a CDS encoding cysteine-rich CWC family protein: MTQKKCPQCSSILECGVDQEACWCFDIRLDPEALKNIREMYEDCLCKDCLARFETNVVNQKI, from the coding sequence ATGACACAAAAGAAATGCCCTCAATGTTCCAGCATTTTAGAATGTGGGGTGGACCAAGAGGCCTGCTGGTGTTTTGATATTCGTTTAGATCCGGAAGCTTTGAAAAATATAAGAGAAATGTATGAAGACTGCTTATGTAAAGATTGTTTAGCACGTTTTGAAACGAACGTAGTTAATCAAAAAATTTGA